The following are encoded together in the Equus quagga isolate Etosha38 chromosome 15, UCLA_HA_Equagga_1.0, whole genome shotgun sequence genome:
- the MTMR3 gene encoding myotubularin-related protein 3 isoform X8 → MDEETRHSLECIQANQIFPRKQLIREDENLQVPFLELHGESTEYVGRAEDAIIALSNYRLHIKFKESLVNVPLQLIESVECRDIFQLHLTCKDCKVIRCQFSTFEQCQEWLKRLNNAIRPPAKIEDLFSFAYHAWCMEVYASEKEQHGDLCRPGEHVTSRFKNEVERMGFDMNNAWRISNINEKYKLCGSYPQELIVPAWITDKELESVASFRSWKRIPAVVYRHQSNGAVIARCGQPEVSWWGWRNADDEHLVQSVAKACASDSRSGGSKLSTRNSPRDFPNPGDLSDVDFDSSLSNTSGAESLAIQPQKLLILDARSYAAAVANRAKGGGCECPEYYPNCEVVFMGMANIHSIRRSFQSLRLLCTQMPDPGNWLSALESTKWLHHLSVLLKSALLVVHAVDRDQRPVLAHCSDGWDRTPQIVALAKLLLDPYYRTIEGFQVLVEMEWLDFGHKFADRCGHGENSDDLNERCPVFLQWLDCVHQLQRQFPCSFEFNEAFLVKLVQHTYSCLFGTFLCNNAKERGEKHTQERTCSVWSLLRAGNKAFKNLLYSSQSEAVLYPVCHVRNLMLWSAVYLPCPSPSTPVDDSCAPYPAPGTSPDDPPLSRLPKTRSFDNLTTACDNTVPLASRRSSDPSLNEKWQEHRRSLELSSLAGPGEEPLDPDSLGKPTKVLGGAELSVAAGVAEGQMENILQEATKEESGVEEPAHRGSIEMQVKEEVLLEKENRGKIPEGSAIVLHQIPELDAAALRSHPVLPSSLQEPLRGEDAQEVPVEQPHTGAVAEDREEAVLPIPVDAQAGYGTSQSSSLLPSQVPFEARGSNADSSMDMLMEDKVKSESELQGHLRPCLVNSGRFSGKDMLPQALEPRPLERSLTERPQVGSLVHRTSPDSIHSPVHSPCALPLAECKEGLVCNGAPETENKASEQQPLGLSTLQKYPTPNGHCANGEAGRSKDSLSRQLSVTSCSSAHLHSRNLHKWLHSHSGRPSATGSPDQPSRSHLDDDGMPVYTDTIQQRLRQIESGHQQEVETLKKQVQELRSRLESQYLTSSLHFNGDFGDEVMTRWLPDHLAAHCYACDSTFWLASRKHHCRDTDRVDQTWNCGNVFCSSCCNQKVPVPSQQLFEPSRVCKSCYSSLHPTSSSIDLELDKPIAATSN, encoded by the exons GTTCCATTACAGCTTATAGAAAGTGTTGAATGCCGAGATATATTTCAGCTTCATTTGACATGTAAAGACTGCAAAGTTATCAG GTGTCAGTTCTCAACCTTTGAGCAGTGTCAAGAGTGGCTTAAGAGACTGAACAATGCAATTCGGCCACCTGCTAAAATAGAAGATCTCTTCTCATTTGCTTACCACGCTTGGTGCATGGAGGTCTACGCCAGTGAAAAAGAGCAACATGGAGACCTGTGCAGACCAG GGGAGCACGTAACGTCAAGGTTTAAAAACGAAGTGGAGCGGATGGGTTTTGATATGAACAATGCCTGGAGGATTTCCAACATCAATGAGAAGTACAA GCTATGTGGTAGCTATCCACAGGAGCTCATAGTGCCTGCCTGGATCACTGACAAAGAACTAGAAAGTGTAGCAAGCTTCAGATCCTGGAAGCGCATCCCTGCTGTCGTCTACAG GCACCAGAGCAATGGAGCTGTCATCGCCCGCTGTGGACAGCCAGAGGTCAGCTGGTGGGGCTGGCGAAATGCCGATGATGAGCATCTGGTGCAGTCAGTAGCCAAAGCTTGTGCCTCTGACTCCCGATCAGGTGGCAGCAAGCTATCAACTAGGAACAGTCCTCGAGACTTCCCCAATCCAGGAGACCTTTCTGACGTGGACTTTG ATTCTTCTCTGTCAAATACTTCAGGAGCAGAGAGTTTGGCCATCCAACCACAGAAGCTTTTGATCTTGGATGCACGCTCCTATGCAGCAGCTGTGGCAAACCGAGCCAAAGGAGGAGGGTGTGAATGCCCAG AGTATTACCCAAACTGTGAAGTTGTATTTATGGGGATGGCAAATATTCATTCAATTCGGAGGAGTTTTCAGTCCCTGCGGTTGCTCTGCACACAGATGCCAGATCCGGGAAA TTGGCTCTCAGCTCTTGAAAGCACAAAATGGCTCCATCACCTGTCTGTGCTTCTGAAGTCGGCACTTCTGGTAGTGCACGCCGTGGATCGTGATCAGCGACCAGTGCTAGCACACTGCTCAGATGGCTGGGACCGAACCCCCCAGATTGTGGCATTAGCTAAGCTCTTACTGGACCCTTATTACCGAACCATAGAG GGTTTCCAGGTTCTCGTGGAGATGGAGTGGCTGGATTTTGGCCACAAGTTTGCTGACCGGTGTGGTCATGGGGAGAACTCGGATGATCTGAACGAGCGTTGCCCAGTGTTTCTGCAGTGGCTTGACTGTGTTCATCAGCTTCAGAGGCAATTTCCTTGCTCTTTTGAGTTCAATGAAGCATTCCTT GTGAAACTGGTGCAACATACCTATTCCTGCCTCTTTGGAACATTCCTGTGCAACAAcgccaaggagagaggggaaaagcaTACTCAGGAACGAACATGTTCCGTGTGGTCGCTCCTTCGGGCCGGCAACAAGGCTTTCAAAAACCTACTGTATTCCTCTCAGTCAGAAGCC GTGCTGTACCCTGTGTGCCACGTGCGCAATCTAATGCTGTGGAGTGCAGTGTATCTGCCCTGCCCTTCCCCGTCCACCCCTGTGGACGACAGCTGTGCACCATACCCAGCACCTGGCACCAGCCCTGATGATCCACCCCTGAGCCG GCTACCAAAGACTAGATCATTTGACAATCTGACCACAGCCTGCGACAACACAGTGCCTCTAGCCAGCCGGCGCAGCAGTGACCCAAGCCTTAACGAGAAGTGGCAGGAGCACCGGCGCTCACTAGAACTGAGCAGCCTGGCTGGTCCTGGAGAGGAACCTCTTGATCCTGACAGCCTGGGGAAGCCAACCAAAGTGCTGGGTGGCGCCGAGCTGTCTGTTGCAGCTGGAGTGGCCGAGGGGCAGATGGAGAACATTTTGCAagaggccaccaaagaggagagTGGGGTAGAGGAGCCTGCCCACAGGGGGAGCATTGAGATGCAGGTCAAAGAGGAGGTGCTCTTAGAAAAGGAGAACAGGGGGAAGATCCCTGAGGGCTCTGCCATTGTACTTCATCAAATCCCGGAACTGGATGCTGCTGCTCTGAGGAGTCATCCTGTTCTCCCCAGTTCTCTCCAGGAGCCTCTCAGGGGAGAGGATGCCCAAGAGGTCCCTGTAGAACAGCCTCACACAGGAGCTGTCGCAGAGGACAGGGAGGAAGCAGTTCTTCCAATCCCAGTAGATGCACAAGCTGGCTATGGTACCTCACAGTCAAGTTCTCTGCTGCCCTCCCAAGTCCCATTTGAGGCCAGAGGATCAAACGCAGACAGCTCCATGGACATGTTAATGGAAGATAAAGTGAAGTCAGAAAGTGAGCTCCAAGGCCATCTTAGACCTTGCCTGGTAAACAGTGGCAGGTTCAGTGGCAAGGACATGCTTCCTCAAGCCTTGGAGCCCAGGCCTTTGGAGAGGAGCCTGACTGAGAGGCCCCAAGTGGGATCTTTGGTGCATAGGACTTCCCCTGACAGCATCCACAGCCCAGTGCATTCTCCTTGTGCCTTGCCTTTAGCCGAATGTAAAGAGGGGCTCGTGTGCAATGGTGCCCCAGAGACTGAAAATAAGGCCTCAGAGCAGCAGCCCCTAGGGCTTAGCACCCTCCAGAAGTACCCCACCCCCAATGGGCACTGCGCCAATGGGGAGGCTGGTAGGAGCAAGGACTCACTGAGTCGCCAGCTGTCTGTCACAAGCTGCAGCTCTGCCCACTTACACTCAAGGAACTTGCACAAGTGGCTGCACAGCCACTCGGGGAGGCCGTCTGCAACTGGCAGCCCTGACCAGCCTTCTCGCAGCCACTTGGATGATGATGGCATGCCTGTGTACACGGACACTATCCAACAGCGCCTGCGTCAGATTGAGTCAGGTCATCAGCAGGAAGTGGAGACCTTGAAGAAACAAGTCCAGGAGCTAAGGAGTCGCCTGGAGAGCCAGTACCTGACCAGCTCCCTGCACTTCAATGGGGACTTTGGGGATGAAGTA ATGACCCGTTGGCTCCCTGACCACCTGGCGGCCCACTGCTATGCGTGCGACAGCACCTTCTGGCTTGCCAGCAGGAAGCACCACTGCAG GGACACTGACCGTGTTGATCAAACGTG GAATTGTGGGAACGTATTCTGCTCCAGTTGTTGTAACCAGAAGGTTCCAGTTCCAAGCCAGCAGCTCTTTGAACCTAGTCGAGTGTGCAAGTCTTGCTACAGCAGCCTGCATCCCACAAGCTCCAGCATTGATCTTGAACTGGATAAGCCCATTGCTGCCACTTCAAACTGA
- the MTMR3 gene encoding myotubularin-related protein 3 isoform X9 yields the protein MDEETRHSLECIQANQIFPRKQLIREDENLQVPFLELHGESTEYVGRAEDAIIALSNYRLHIKFKESLVNVPLQLIESVECRDIFQLHLTCKDCKVIRCQFSTFEQCQEWLKRLNNAIRPPAKIEDLFSFAYHAWCMEVYASEKEQHGDLCRPGEHVTSRFKNEVERMGFDMNNAWRISNINEKYKLCGSYPQELIVPAWITDKELESVASFRSWKRIPAVVYRHQSNGAVIARCGQPEVSWWGWRNADDEHLVQSVAKACASDSRSGGSKLSTRNSPRDFPNPGDLSDVDFDSSLSNTSGAESLAIQPQKLLILDARSYAAAVANRAKGGGCECPEYYPNCEVVFMGMANIHSIRRSFQSLRLLCTQMPDPGNWLSALESTKWLHHLSVLLKSALLVVHAVDRDQRPVLAHCSDGWDRTPQIVALAKLLLDPYYRTIEGFQVLVEMEWLDFGHKFADRCGHGENSDDLNERCPVFLQWLDCVHQLQRQFPCSFEFNEAFLVKLVQHTYSCLFGTFLCNNAKERGEKHTQERTCSVWSLLRAGNKAFKNLLYSSQSEAVLYPVCHVRNLMLWSAVYLPCPSPSTPVDDSCAPYPAPGTSPDDPPLSRLPKTRSFDNLTTACDNTVPLASRRSSDPSLNEKWQEHRRSLELSSLAGPGEEPLDPDSLGKPTKVLGGAELSVAAGVAEGQMENILQEATKEESGVEEPAHRGSIEMQVKEEVLLEKENRGKIPEGSAIVLHQIPELDAAALRSHPVLPSSLQEPLRGEDAQEVPVEQPHTGAVAEDREEAVLPIPVDAQAGYGTSQSSSLLPSQVPFEARGSNADSSMDMLMEDKVKSESELQGHLRPCLVNSGRFSGKDMLPQALEPRPLERSLTERPQVGSLVHRTSPDSIHSPVHSPCALPLAECKEGLVCNGAPETENKASEQQPLGLSTLQKYPTPNGHCANGEAGRSKDSLSRQLSVTSCSSAHLHSRNLHKWLHSHSGRPSATGSPDQPSRSHLDDDGMPVYTDTIQQRLRQIESGHQQEVETLKKQVQELRSRLESQYLTSSLHFNGDFGDEVMTRWLPDHLAAHCYACDSTFWLASRKHHCRNCGNVFCSSCCNQKVPVPSQQLFEPSRVCKSCYSSLHPTSSSIDLELDKPIAATSN from the exons GTTCCATTACAGCTTATAGAAAGTGTTGAATGCCGAGATATATTTCAGCTTCATTTGACATGTAAAGACTGCAAAGTTATCAG GTGTCAGTTCTCAACCTTTGAGCAGTGTCAAGAGTGGCTTAAGAGACTGAACAATGCAATTCGGCCACCTGCTAAAATAGAAGATCTCTTCTCATTTGCTTACCACGCTTGGTGCATGGAGGTCTACGCCAGTGAAAAAGAGCAACATGGAGACCTGTGCAGACCAG GGGAGCACGTAACGTCAAGGTTTAAAAACGAAGTGGAGCGGATGGGTTTTGATATGAACAATGCCTGGAGGATTTCCAACATCAATGAGAAGTACAA GCTATGTGGTAGCTATCCACAGGAGCTCATAGTGCCTGCCTGGATCACTGACAAAGAACTAGAAAGTGTAGCAAGCTTCAGATCCTGGAAGCGCATCCCTGCTGTCGTCTACAG GCACCAGAGCAATGGAGCTGTCATCGCCCGCTGTGGACAGCCAGAGGTCAGCTGGTGGGGCTGGCGAAATGCCGATGATGAGCATCTGGTGCAGTCAGTAGCCAAAGCTTGTGCCTCTGACTCCCGATCAGGTGGCAGCAAGCTATCAACTAGGAACAGTCCTCGAGACTTCCCCAATCCAGGAGACCTTTCTGACGTGGACTTTG ATTCTTCTCTGTCAAATACTTCAGGAGCAGAGAGTTTGGCCATCCAACCACAGAAGCTTTTGATCTTGGATGCACGCTCCTATGCAGCAGCTGTGGCAAACCGAGCCAAAGGAGGAGGGTGTGAATGCCCAG AGTATTACCCAAACTGTGAAGTTGTATTTATGGGGATGGCAAATATTCATTCAATTCGGAGGAGTTTTCAGTCCCTGCGGTTGCTCTGCACACAGATGCCAGATCCGGGAAA TTGGCTCTCAGCTCTTGAAAGCACAAAATGGCTCCATCACCTGTCTGTGCTTCTGAAGTCGGCACTTCTGGTAGTGCACGCCGTGGATCGTGATCAGCGACCAGTGCTAGCACACTGCTCAGATGGCTGGGACCGAACCCCCCAGATTGTGGCATTAGCTAAGCTCTTACTGGACCCTTATTACCGAACCATAGAG GGTTTCCAGGTTCTCGTGGAGATGGAGTGGCTGGATTTTGGCCACAAGTTTGCTGACCGGTGTGGTCATGGGGAGAACTCGGATGATCTGAACGAGCGTTGCCCAGTGTTTCTGCAGTGGCTTGACTGTGTTCATCAGCTTCAGAGGCAATTTCCTTGCTCTTTTGAGTTCAATGAAGCATTCCTT GTGAAACTGGTGCAACATACCTATTCCTGCCTCTTTGGAACATTCCTGTGCAACAAcgccaaggagagaggggaaaagcaTACTCAGGAACGAACATGTTCCGTGTGGTCGCTCCTTCGGGCCGGCAACAAGGCTTTCAAAAACCTACTGTATTCCTCTCAGTCAGAAGCC GTGCTGTACCCTGTGTGCCACGTGCGCAATCTAATGCTGTGGAGTGCAGTGTATCTGCCCTGCCCTTCCCCGTCCACCCCTGTGGACGACAGCTGTGCACCATACCCAGCACCTGGCACCAGCCCTGATGATCCACCCCTGAGCCG GCTACCAAAGACTAGATCATTTGACAATCTGACCACAGCCTGCGACAACACAGTGCCTCTAGCCAGCCGGCGCAGCAGTGACCCAAGCCTTAACGAGAAGTGGCAGGAGCACCGGCGCTCACTAGAACTGAGCAGCCTGGCTGGTCCTGGAGAGGAACCTCTTGATCCTGACAGCCTGGGGAAGCCAACCAAAGTGCTGGGTGGCGCCGAGCTGTCTGTTGCAGCTGGAGTGGCCGAGGGGCAGATGGAGAACATTTTGCAagaggccaccaaagaggagagTGGGGTAGAGGAGCCTGCCCACAGGGGGAGCATTGAGATGCAGGTCAAAGAGGAGGTGCTCTTAGAAAAGGAGAACAGGGGGAAGATCCCTGAGGGCTCTGCCATTGTACTTCATCAAATCCCGGAACTGGATGCTGCTGCTCTGAGGAGTCATCCTGTTCTCCCCAGTTCTCTCCAGGAGCCTCTCAGGGGAGAGGATGCCCAAGAGGTCCCTGTAGAACAGCCTCACACAGGAGCTGTCGCAGAGGACAGGGAGGAAGCAGTTCTTCCAATCCCAGTAGATGCACAAGCTGGCTATGGTACCTCACAGTCAAGTTCTCTGCTGCCCTCCCAAGTCCCATTTGAGGCCAGAGGATCAAACGCAGACAGCTCCATGGACATGTTAATGGAAGATAAAGTGAAGTCAGAAAGTGAGCTCCAAGGCCATCTTAGACCTTGCCTGGTAAACAGTGGCAGGTTCAGTGGCAAGGACATGCTTCCTCAAGCCTTGGAGCCCAGGCCTTTGGAGAGGAGCCTGACTGAGAGGCCCCAAGTGGGATCTTTGGTGCATAGGACTTCCCCTGACAGCATCCACAGCCCAGTGCATTCTCCTTGTGCCTTGCCTTTAGCCGAATGTAAAGAGGGGCTCGTGTGCAATGGTGCCCCAGAGACTGAAAATAAGGCCTCAGAGCAGCAGCCCCTAGGGCTTAGCACCCTCCAGAAGTACCCCACCCCCAATGGGCACTGCGCCAATGGGGAGGCTGGTAGGAGCAAGGACTCACTGAGTCGCCAGCTGTCTGTCACAAGCTGCAGCTCTGCCCACTTACACTCAAGGAACTTGCACAAGTGGCTGCACAGCCACTCGGGGAGGCCGTCTGCAACTGGCAGCCCTGACCAGCCTTCTCGCAGCCACTTGGATGATGATGGCATGCCTGTGTACACGGACACTATCCAACAGCGCCTGCGTCAGATTGAGTCAGGTCATCAGCAGGAAGTGGAGACCTTGAAGAAACAAGTCCAGGAGCTAAGGAGTCGCCTGGAGAGCCAGTACCTGACCAGCTCCCTGCACTTCAATGGGGACTTTGGGGATGAAGTA ATGACCCGTTGGCTCCCTGACCACCTGGCGGCCCACTGCTATGCGTGCGACAGCACCTTCTGGCTTGCCAGCAGGAAGCACCACTGCAG GAATTGTGGGAACGTATTCTGCTCCAGTTGTTGTAACCAGAAGGTTCCAGTTCCAAGCCAGCAGCTCTTTGAACCTAGTCGAGTGTGCAAGTCTTGCTACAGCAGCCTGCATCCCACAAGCTCCAGCATTGATCTTGAACTGGATAAGCCCATTGCTGCCACTTCAAACTGA
- the MTMR3 gene encoding myotubularin-related protein 3 isoform X10: MRIFRFLSLNFTEKAQSMWAVLRMPSLPFLITDFTSSSRSHLLMCQFSTFEQCQEWLKRLNNAIRPPAKIEDLFSFAYHAWCMEVYASEKEQHGDLCRPGEHVTSRFKNEVERMGFDMNNAWRISNINEKYKLCGSYPQELIVPAWITDKELESVASFRSWKRIPAVVYRHQSNGAVIARCGQPEVSWWGWRNADDEHLVQSVAKACASDSRSGGSKLSTRNSPRDFPNPGDLSDVDFDSSLSNTSGAESLAIQPQKLLILDARSYAAAVANRAKGGGCECPEYYPNCEVVFMGMANIHSIRRSFQSLRLLCTQMPDPGNWLSALESTKWLHHLSVLLKSALLVVHAVDRDQRPVLAHCSDGWDRTPQIVALAKLLLDPYYRTIEGFQVLVEMEWLDFGHKFADRCGHGENSDDLNERCPVFLQWLDCVHQLQRQFPCSFEFNEAFLVKLVQHTYSCLFGTFLCNNAKERGEKHTQERTCSVWSLLRAGNKAFKNLLYSSQSEAVLYPVCHVRNLMLWSAVYLPCPSPSTPVDDSCAPYPAPGTSPDDPPLSRLPKTRSFDNLTTACDNTVPLASRRSSDPSLNEKWQEHRRSLELSSLAGPGEEPLDPDSLGKPTKVLGGAELSVAAGVAEGQMENILQEATKEESGVEEPAHRGSIEMQVKEEVLLEKENRGKIPEGSAIVLHQIPELDAAALRSHPVLPSSLQEPLRGEDAQEVPVEQPHTGAVAEDREEAVLPIPVDAQAGYGTSQSSSLLPSQVPFEARGSNADSSMDMLMEDKVKSESELQGHLRPCLVNSGRFSGKDMLPQALEPRPLERSLTERPQVGSLVHRTSPDSIHSPVHSPCALPLAECKEGLVCNGAPETENKASEQQPLGLSTLQKYPTPNGHCANGEAGRSKDSLSRQLSVTSCSSAHLHSRNLHKWLHSHSGRPSATGSPDQPSRSHLDDDGMPVYTDTIQQRLRQIESGHQQEVETLKKQVQELRSRLESQYLTSSLHFNGDFGDEVTSIPDSESNLDQNCLSRCSTEIFSEASWEQVDKQDTEMTRWLPDHLAAHCYACDSTFWLASRKHHCRDTDRVDQTWNCGNVFCSSCCNQKVPVPSQQLFEPSRVCKSCYSSLHPTSSSIDLELDKPIAATSN, from the exons GTGTCAGTTCTCAACCTTTGAGCAGTGTCAAGAGTGGCTTAAGAGACTGAACAATGCAATTCGGCCACCTGCTAAAATAGAAGATCTCTTCTCATTTGCTTACCACGCTTGGTGCATGGAGGTCTACGCCAGTGAAAAAGAGCAACATGGAGACCTGTGCAGACCAG GGGAGCACGTAACGTCAAGGTTTAAAAACGAAGTGGAGCGGATGGGTTTTGATATGAACAATGCCTGGAGGATTTCCAACATCAATGAGAAGTACAA GCTATGTGGTAGCTATCCACAGGAGCTCATAGTGCCTGCCTGGATCACTGACAAAGAACTAGAAAGTGTAGCAAGCTTCAGATCCTGGAAGCGCATCCCTGCTGTCGTCTACAG GCACCAGAGCAATGGAGCTGTCATCGCCCGCTGTGGACAGCCAGAGGTCAGCTGGTGGGGCTGGCGAAATGCCGATGATGAGCATCTGGTGCAGTCAGTAGCCAAAGCTTGTGCCTCTGACTCCCGATCAGGTGGCAGCAAGCTATCAACTAGGAACAGTCCTCGAGACTTCCCCAATCCAGGAGACCTTTCTGACGTGGACTTTG ATTCTTCTCTGTCAAATACTTCAGGAGCAGAGAGTTTGGCCATCCAACCACAGAAGCTTTTGATCTTGGATGCACGCTCCTATGCAGCAGCTGTGGCAAACCGAGCCAAAGGAGGAGGGTGTGAATGCCCAG AGTATTACCCAAACTGTGAAGTTGTATTTATGGGGATGGCAAATATTCATTCAATTCGGAGGAGTTTTCAGTCCCTGCGGTTGCTCTGCACACAGATGCCAGATCCGGGAAA TTGGCTCTCAGCTCTTGAAAGCACAAAATGGCTCCATCACCTGTCTGTGCTTCTGAAGTCGGCACTTCTGGTAGTGCACGCCGTGGATCGTGATCAGCGACCAGTGCTAGCACACTGCTCAGATGGCTGGGACCGAACCCCCCAGATTGTGGCATTAGCTAAGCTCTTACTGGACCCTTATTACCGAACCATAGAG GGTTTCCAGGTTCTCGTGGAGATGGAGTGGCTGGATTTTGGCCACAAGTTTGCTGACCGGTGTGGTCATGGGGAGAACTCGGATGATCTGAACGAGCGTTGCCCAGTGTTTCTGCAGTGGCTTGACTGTGTTCATCAGCTTCAGAGGCAATTTCCTTGCTCTTTTGAGTTCAATGAAGCATTCCTT GTGAAACTGGTGCAACATACCTATTCCTGCCTCTTTGGAACATTCCTGTGCAACAAcgccaaggagagaggggaaaagcaTACTCAGGAACGAACATGTTCCGTGTGGTCGCTCCTTCGGGCCGGCAACAAGGCTTTCAAAAACCTACTGTATTCCTCTCAGTCAGAAGCC GTGCTGTACCCTGTGTGCCACGTGCGCAATCTAATGCTGTGGAGTGCAGTGTATCTGCCCTGCCCTTCCCCGTCCACCCCTGTGGACGACAGCTGTGCACCATACCCAGCACCTGGCACCAGCCCTGATGATCCACCCCTGAGCCG GCTACCAAAGACTAGATCATTTGACAATCTGACCACAGCCTGCGACAACACAGTGCCTCTAGCCAGCCGGCGCAGCAGTGACCCAAGCCTTAACGAGAAGTGGCAGGAGCACCGGCGCTCACTAGAACTGAGCAGCCTGGCTGGTCCTGGAGAGGAACCTCTTGATCCTGACAGCCTGGGGAAGCCAACCAAAGTGCTGGGTGGCGCCGAGCTGTCTGTTGCAGCTGGAGTGGCCGAGGGGCAGATGGAGAACATTTTGCAagaggccaccaaagaggagagTGGGGTAGAGGAGCCTGCCCACAGGGGGAGCATTGAGATGCAGGTCAAAGAGGAGGTGCTCTTAGAAAAGGAGAACAGGGGGAAGATCCCTGAGGGCTCTGCCATTGTACTTCATCAAATCCCGGAACTGGATGCTGCTGCTCTGAGGAGTCATCCTGTTCTCCCCAGTTCTCTCCAGGAGCCTCTCAGGGGAGAGGATGCCCAAGAGGTCCCTGTAGAACAGCCTCACACAGGAGCTGTCGCAGAGGACAGGGAGGAAGCAGTTCTTCCAATCCCAGTAGATGCACAAGCTGGCTATGGTACCTCACAGTCAAGTTCTCTGCTGCCCTCCCAAGTCCCATTTGAGGCCAGAGGATCAAACGCAGACAGCTCCATGGACATGTTAATGGAAGATAAAGTGAAGTCAGAAAGTGAGCTCCAAGGCCATCTTAGACCTTGCCTGGTAAACAGTGGCAGGTTCAGTGGCAAGGACATGCTTCCTCAAGCCTTGGAGCCCAGGCCTTTGGAGAGGAGCCTGACTGAGAGGCCCCAAGTGGGATCTTTGGTGCATAGGACTTCCCCTGACAGCATCCACAGCCCAGTGCATTCTCCTTGTGCCTTGCCTTTAGCCGAATGTAAAGAGGGGCTCGTGTGCAATGGTGCCCCAGAGACTGAAAATAAGGCCTCAGAGCAGCAGCCCCTAGGGCTTAGCACCCTCCAGAAGTACCCCACCCCCAATGGGCACTGCGCCAATGGGGAGGCTGGTAGGAGCAAGGACTCACTGAGTCGCCAGCTGTCTGTCACAAGCTGCAGCTCTGCCCACTTACACTCAAGGAACTTGCACAAGTGGCTGCACAGCCACTCGGGGAGGCCGTCTGCAACTGGCAGCCCTGACCAGCCTTCTCGCAGCCACTTGGATGATGATGGCATGCCTGTGTACACGGACACTATCCAACAGCGCCTGCGTCAGATTGAGTCAGGTCATCAGCAGGAAGTGGAGACCTTGAAGAAACAAGTCCAGGAGCTAAGGAGTCGCCTGGAGAGCCAGTACCTGACCAGCTCCCTGCACTTCAATGGGGACTTTGGGGATGAAGTA ACTTCAATCCCTGACTCGGAAAGCAATCTGGATCAGAACTGTTTGTCTCGCTGCAGCACAGAGATTTTCTCTGAAGCCAGCTGGGAGCAGGTGGATAAACAGGACACAGAG ATGACCCGTTGGCTCCCTGACCACCTGGCGGCCCACTGCTATGCGTGCGACAGCACCTTCTGGCTTGCCAGCAGGAAGCACCACTGCAG GGACACTGACCGTGTTGATCAAACGTG GAATTGTGGGAACGTATTCTGCTCCAGTTGTTGTAACCAGAAGGTTCCAGTTCCAAGCCAGCAGCTCTTTGAACCTAGTCGAGTGTGCAAGTCTTGCTACAGCAGCCTGCATCCCACAAGCTCCAGCATTGATCTTGAACTGGATAAGCCCATTGCTGCCACTTCAAACTGA